AGAAGTAAGGAATGATATCGAAAAATACCTCATGCAACGTTCCGTACTGCAACAGTATGCACTGAACGTCAGAGGTGGCGGACAAAACTACAACTACTTCCTCTCTGCAGGCTATGATCGCAATCGTAATACGAATATTGGTGACCGTGATGATCGATTCAACATCAGCATGAACAACAGCTTCATGCCGGTGAAGAACCTCACCATGCAGGCAGGTATCGCCTATACAAATACAAAGCGTTACAATAACGGCATTACCACGGGTGATCTCAGCGGAGCAAACAATATCGGCCTCTCGCCTTACATGCGACTGGTGGACGAAAACGGCAATCCCGCTTCCATAGTGAAAGATCTCAGCCAGCATTATAAAGACTGGCAGATGGCAGGTGGCATGATGGACTGGAACTACCGTCCGCTTGAAGAAAGAAACCAACGCAAGATCACTGCAAACGGACAGGAACTCAGAATCAATGCATCAGTGAACTATCGTTTCCTGAACCGCTTCGACCTGAGCGTTCAATACCAGAAAACAACCGGCTCCAACAACAGCAGCTCCCACTATTACAAAGAGAGCTACTATGTAAGGAACTTAGTGAACAAATTCACTACACTCGGTGGCGTACAGCAAATTCCTTATGGAGATATCTTCATCGAAGGCACTCCCTACAAAACCAATTCCAACACTTTCAGAGGCCAGCTCAATTACAATGAGAAATTCGGAAGCGATCACGCTATTTCCGCACTGGTAGGTACTGAAGTAAGAGAGATGGTTCGCGAGAGCTCTCCCGGTTACTATCTCTACGGATATGATCCCATGACCCTGAGCGGAAAATTGTCTGAACTGGACGTAACTGTGCAGAAGCCTGTAAGGCCCGGCGGCAACCAGTTCATCCCAAGCCAGTTCCCGCTCTCCAATACACTTACAAAATATACTGACCGCTTCCTCAGCTACTATACCAACGCCAGCTACACTTATAAAGGCAGGTATACCATCAGCGGCTCCGCTCGTTACGACGGTTCCAACCTCTTTGGTGTTAAGACCAACCAGAAATGGCAACCTCTCTGGTCTGTTGGTGGTAAATGGGATATCGACAGGGAGAATTTCTATCATAGCGACTGGGTTCCCGGACTTACGCTACGCGCCACTTATGGTATCGCGGGTAACGTAACCAACCTGCTGAGCAGGTACCCTGCCGGTACGCTTCAAACCGATGCCAACAGCCGTCTGCCTTTCATCAAGCTGGGCACCGTGGGTAATCCATCCCTCCGCTGGGAGCAGATCAACACACTCAACCTGGCAGTTGATTTCACGTTGAAGAATAACCGAATCAGCGGTAGTATTGAATACTACGCCAAGAAATCGAGCGACCTGATCGGTGATGATTATCTTCCCCCTTCTTCCGGCGTGATCAGCCAAACATGGGGCACTGCGCAGAACAGTAAGAAAGTGAACTATGCAAATATGAAAACGCATGGTTTTGATTTCAGGATCAATACCAAGAACCTTACCGGACCTCTGAGCTGGAACAGCACCATCCTGTTGAGTACAGTGAAGAATGAAGTCACCAACGTTTTCGTGAATCCCGGAAGAAGAACACAGGAATACTTTGGCGGTTCCGCCGCCGTACCTCCTGTAACAGGTGTAAGCAGGGATATGATCTATGCCGTTCCCTGGCTCGGCCTGGACCATGAAACGGGTCTGCCCATCATGTACCTCAATGGTGAGAAGTCCACCAACTACACAGCTTACATCAACAACATGAAGAAGGAAGACCTGGTGAATGCAGGTGTGGCTGTTCCTACCATGTTCGGTTCACTTAGAAATGACCTGAGCTATAAAAATTTCAGCCTCTCTTTCCTCATTACCTGGAAAACAGGTCATGTGTTCCGCAGGAATTCAATTTCTTCCGGAGCTGAGTATTCCGGTGTTTACCATATGGACTATTTCAAGAGATGGCAAAAACCCGGCGATGAGCTCCACACTTATGTGCCTGCTTATTCCGCAACAGCTATTGCAGCTCTTCCCACTTTCTACAATTTCAGTGAAGTGCTGATCACAAAAGGTGATGTGGTGCGTCTGCAGGATATCAGCCTCTCCTATGCACTTACTAAATTCAATATTCCACGCCTGCCGGTGGAACGCGTGAACATCATTGCCAACGTGAGAAATGTGGGCATGCTCTGGAAAGCCAATGACTTTGGCATCGATCCGGACTTCGCCAATGCGGCTTATGTAACACCCCGCACTTTTGCGCTGGGCATTCAATTAGACTTTTAAAACTGTTACAATGAGATTCAAATCATATAGCATACTCATAGCAGCGTCCCTGGCAATCAGCAGTTGCGGAAAGAATTTCCTGGACGAAAAAAGGGATTCGAAAGAAGTGATCGTACGCACCATCGCGGATTACCAGGCGGTGATGGACAATGCCGCCGTAGTGAACAACAACGCATCACTTATCTTCAACATGGTATCAGCAGCCGAATACTACCTTGCCGATAAGGATGTGAACACCTGGAAAATAAATATGCCTCCGGAGATCAACGCCTATCTCTGGGAAAAAGAAATATACGAAACACGCGAGTCTTTCGACTGGAACAATTCCTACCATCGTATCATGGTTGCCAACCTGGCCCTGGACGTAGAGAAGCTGAGTCCTGTCAACGCTGCAGAAAAAACCGTTGCCGATAACACCAAAGGACATGCGCGTTTCGTTCGCGCCTACGCTTTCTACCAACTGGCGCAACTTTTCTGCAAACCCTACGATGCAGCAACAGCAGGTTCAGACCTGGGCGTTCCCATCAAACTGGACTACGATGTTACCGTGAGGATGCCTAACCGCTCCAATGTGGCAGCCGTGTACGCACAGATCATCAAAGACCTGGAAGAAGCCCTGCCACTGCTCCCCGAGAAACCACAGGTGGTTTTCCGCCCGGGCAAAACAGCAGTTTATACCCTGCTGGCAAAAGTGTACATGCAGATGGGCAACTGGGATAAAGTGCTGGAATACTCCAATGAAGCATTGAAGATCAAAAGCGATCTCAAAGACTTCAAGGATTTCAAAGCGCTGCCTTCCATGCCTACGGATTATGGCAAAACACTGAACGAAATGTTCTATTATGCCCAATCCGCCAAACCAAGCTCCACTTTCACCGGTATGATGGTAACACCTGAAGTGTTCGATCTCTATGAAGCGGATGATTACAGAAAGGACGCCTATTTCAATGCCACCACAAAAGCATTCAAAGGTTCCTTCGCAGGCCTGTATGCCAACTTCAGCGGCTACACTACTTCAGAAGTTTACCTGATGAGAGCAGAAGCCTGCGCGAGATTGAACCAGACAGACAAAGCGCTGGCAGATCTCAATGAACTGCGCAAATACAGGTTCCCCGATACAAAGCCTGCACTGGCTATCACTGATCAGACAGAACTGATCAAATTTGTGATCGATGAGCGCAGAAGGGAATTGTACCAGCGCGGAACAAGATGGGAAGACCTTCGCAGGTTGAATAAGGAACCGCAATTTGCCGTTACACTTACGCATACGTTCGAAGGAAGATCATACAGCCTTCCACCTAATGATATCCGTTATACCATGCCGTTACCGGACAACGAGATCCAGTTAAACAATTATCCCCAAAACCCAAGATAAGGTAATCGTGTGCCGCCGGCGCCTCAGACCGGCGGTACACGATAATAAAAGAGATTATGAGCGATAATATTGTAAGGATTGAGAACCTCAGTCACCGCTACTCGCGTGCCTGGGCCATCCAGGATATCAATTTGCAGATCGACAGGAAAGGTATTCTCGGACTGCTTGGTTCCAACGGAGCCGGTAAATCCACCACCATGAATATCCTTTGCGGCGTGCTCAACCAAACCCAGGGTAATGTGATCATTTGCGGCATCGATATGCGCAAGCATCCGAAGGAAGCAAAGAAGCAGATCGGTTTCCTGCCACAGCATCCCCCGCTCCACCTGGAGCTCACCATTCATGAATACCTCACCCATTGTGCGCACCTCCGCAGGATCCCGCGCAATATGGTGAAGCAGGCCGTGGAAGAAGTGAAAGTTAAATGCGGTGTTGCGCATTTCAGCGACCGCCTGCTGAAGAATCTCTCAGGAGGCTATCGCCAGCGCGTAGGCATTGCACAGGCCATCATTCACAAACCACAGCTGGTAGTATTGGACGAGCCCACCAATGGCCTCGATCCCAATCAGATCCTGGAAGTACGCAAGCTCATCCGCGAGATCGCTGAAGAACGCGCCGTGATCTTCTCTACACATATCCTCAGTGAAGTGCAGGTGCTCTGCCGGGATATCGTGATGATCGAAAAAGGAAAGATCGTTTTTGCCGATACCATGGAAGCTTTCAACAATTATATCGAGCCCAACGGCGTACAGGTATGGTTCAGCAATATGCCTTCAAAAGAAGCGCTGCTGCAGATCCCCGGCGTAAAGGATGCTGTGATCCAGTCAGCCAACAGCGCAAGACTGGTGATAGACAGAAACCCCGCCATCTGTGAAACCATCATAGAAGTGAGCGTGGAAAAGGGATGGAAGATGAGAGAGATCGGCCTCGAAAAAAGCTCTCTCGACGATATTTTTAAACAATTGTCTTCTTAGCGGGCAGCAAACCTCAACTTATTTATGCGTGTTTCATTAAGGTTAGCCAAACAGGAATTGGCATCACTCTTTTACTCACCCATCGCCTGGTTCATCCTCGTGATCTTCACCGTACAATTCGGTATTGCCTTCACCGGCAAAATGGAAATGTATGTGTCTTACAAGAACCTTGGGTACAATACTTTCAATCTTACCGATTATATTTTCACGAACGGACAAACACCCGGACTGCTCCTCACCGTGCAGAGCCAGCTCTATCTTTTCATTCCCCTCATCACGATGGGATTGATCAGTCGCGAGATCAGCAGCGGGTCTATCAAGCTGCTGCAATCCTCTCCCATCAGTGTGGCGGAGATCGTATTCGGAAAATACCTGGGCATCATGGCATATGCGCTGCTGCTCATTCTGCTGCTGCTGGCCTATGTGGTTACAGCATCTTTTTTCATTCCCAACTTTGAAATGAGCTGGATGCTTAGTGGTATCCTCGGCATATTCCTGTTGCTGAGCGCCTATGCAGCTATCGGTCTTTTTCTCTCCAGTCTTACTGCCTACCAGGTGGTGGCTGCATTGAGCACGCTGGCCGTGCTTACATTTTTACATTATATCGGCAGCCTCTGGCAGGATATCGATTTCGTTCGTCATATCACTTATTTCCTTTCCGTAAGTGGAAAAGCAGACAGCCTGATCTATGGACTGATCCGCAGCAAAGACATTGTTTATTTCCTGGTTGTGATCTCCCTTTTCCTGGGACTTACCATGCTGAAATTGCAATCAGGCAGGGAAAGCAGGTCCTTTGCCTTCCAGGCAAGCCGCTACCTGCTGCTGATCGCGGTTTGTATCGGTATCGGTTATATCAGCGCGTTACCTAAGTACACCGCTTACTGGGATACCACTTCACAACATATCCGCACACTGCATCCCATCAGCCAGGAAGTGATGAAGAACCTGAAAGAGCCGCTGGAGATCACTACTTACGTGAACCTGCTGGATAAGGATTACAATGTAGGCGCCAAAAAACAACGCAATAATGACCTCACCCGGTTCGAGCAATACCAGCGTTTTCATCCTGGGCTGAAGATGAACTATGTGTACTATTACGATACCACCGATAATAAATCGCTTTTCACCAATAAGATCAATAATGGCCTGGACCTGAAAGCTGTGGCTGAAAACGTTGCGGAATCCAATAAGCTCGATATCCGTGATTTCCTCACCCCACAGGAAATCCGTAAACAGATCAGCCTGAAAGAAGAAGGCAACCGATTTGTACGTGTTCTGAAAAGTGGTGAGAAGAAAACATGGCTCCGTCTTTACAATGATTTCTTCAAACACCCCGGTGAGCCTAACATCATAGTGGCTGTGAAGCTACTTGAAGAAGGGCCGTCCCGAATTGCATTCGTTTCAGGCAATGATCTCCGGAGCATTAAAGACAATAGCGATCGCGGCTACCGTGCAAGCACAAGTGAAAAAACGCAGAGGAATACTCTCGTGAACAACGGCTTCGAACCTGTAAGTGTTGATCTCAAACAGGCAGAGATCCCGAAGAATATAGACGCCCTCGTGATCGCAGATCCGCGCAATGCATTTTCTCCCGAAGAGCTGGCGAAGATCAAAGCGTATATAGACAATGGCGGTAACCTGCTTATAACAGCCGAAAGAGAATTCCAGGAATACCTGAAACCTTTTCTCGAACCGATGGGCATCCATTTTCTTAAAGGCACTGTTGCACAGATCAATGATGGCATGGCACCCAATATCGTGTACAGTTACTTCACCAATGATGCCAATCTCCTGGGAGCTGAATTCAGCAATAAGTCGAATGACTCCACCTTCAAAGTGGTAATGCATGGCGCTGGCGCGATGGAATACAGGACCACCGGTGATTTCAAGGCAACGCCATTACTGGAAACACATACGAACAAGAGCTTTCTGAAAGCGAAAAAGATAGAAACAGATTCTCTTCGCCTGGCCTTCAATGCTGCTGAAGGCGATCTGAATATTCCTGTGAATACGGCCTTCGCATTAACGCGTACGGTAAATGGAAAACAGCAAAAGATTGTGGTGACCTCCGATGCGGATTTCATCAGCAACCTGGAGCTGAGCACTTTCAGAAAAACAAATGGCAACAAGAATACTCAATTCTATAACGGACTGTTCAACTGGTTCAGCAACGGGAAATATCCTGTTGTGATCCCGGCGAAAGATCCGGTAGACAATGATATCACACTCACCACAAAGGGAGTGAACTGGCTAAAGGTGATCTACCTGTATGGCCTGCCCGCACTGATCCTTTTCGGAGGGGTCTTATTGTTATTCTTCAGAAGGAGGAAATAATAAGGTATTCACGGAGTGCTGGCAGTTGCTCGCCGGGATGGCGAGCAACTGCCAGCACTCTACCTTTTTTAAGCAAGTTCATTCTGTTCTCAGATGAATTTCATCTGCACCGCCATCTTCACCAGGGAAGCGATATTCCTGGCCTCAAATTTGGCAAGCAGGTTCTTACGGTGGGTATCTACGGTAGTAACGCTCACGAACAACTTCTGGGCGATCTCATTATTGGTCATGCCATCGGCAATCAGTTCCAGCACTTCTTTCTCCCTTCGCGTCAGCACAATTTTGATACTGTCGTCTTTTCGCATGGTTTGTGCAGCTTCCCGGCTGAAATAGGTTTTATTCTTCTGCACGGATTGAATGGCTTCTATCAGTTCTTCCTTTGTGGCATTTTTCAACACATAGCCTGAAGCGCCATTGTCCATCATTTTCTCTATCAGGCTGTACTGATTGAAGGTACTCAGTCCGATCACGAATACCGAAGGATGCTGCTCTTTCACGGCTTTGCAGAGGTCGATGCCATTTATGTCCGGCAGGTTGATATCCATCAGGATCACATCAGGTGTTTCCTTCTTCAGGAAAGCCAGGCAGGATGCGGCATTGGTGGCATGCCCCATCCATTCGATGCCCTGTGTGTCTTTCAGCAGCGAATGAATGCCTTCTATCACCATATAATGATCATCTACGATGAACAGTTTTGTAAGCATGACTCAGATATTTACTTCTATCATCACGGAACTTCCTTTGCCGGGAGACGATTGTATGTCTATTTTTCCTTTTAAGAAATCCACCCTGTTGCGGATATTCTGCCAGCCGATCCCTTCCGCCTTTTCAAGGTTTTCAGGGTCGAAGCCTTTGCCATCATCTTCAACGGTGAGGGTTAAACGGCCATCTGTTTTTGTCAGCTGCACGATGGCGCTGCTGGCTGCAGCGTGACGGATGCTGTTGTTCAGCAACTCCTGTGCAATGCGGTAAATAGCAATAGAAGTGGTTTGATCGATACTGGTATCATCAAGCCCTATCGATTGATAATTCACATCAAGTGCGCCACTCTTGTTGATATCGATGCAGAAGTCCCGTAAAGCTGTATCCAGTCCGTATTTGACCAGTACTTCCGGCATCATGTTATGCGCTACGCGGCGCATTTCCCGGATGGAACTGTCCAGCATATCGATACCACGTTCGAAGGCCTGCTGGTTATCCGGCGTCATCACCAGGTTGCCTTTCATGGTGAAGAAAGAATGGCGGATGCCACTGAGCATGCCTCCCAGCCCATCATGCAGGTCCTTGGCGAGCCGCGTCCGCTCCTGTTCTTCTCCTTTCAGAACGGCTTCTGTTGCGGTGAGCTGCTTTTCTGTTTCCAGTTCGGTTATACGTTGTTGTTGAAGCTTCTGTTTATTGTGATGGTTGAGGTAAAGCAGTATCAGGATGATCAGCAAAGCAATGGCGCTTCCGATGAGGATATAGTTGAGTTCTTCCTTTTGTTTGATCTTCAGTTCCTGGTTCTGTTTTTCCACCTGAAGGAGTTTGATCTCATTGTCTTTTCCTTTTACCTGGTAGCGTGTTTCCATCATCGTTACCTTGTTCTTCATGTCGGCAGTGGTGATACTGTCCTGCAATGCCGATCTTTTCACCAGCCAGTCGTTAGCCGTTTTGAAATCCCCTTTGGCCGTATACCAGCCGGCGATATTGGCATAGGCGCTGAGTTGCCCGAATGCCATTTGCCCATCGATGGATTTTTTCAGAAGGGTATCCAGCAGTCTTTTCGCCTCTGTGAGATTGCCGGCACTGGTGAGGACCCTGGTAAGTGGCCCAAGCATGGTGACTTCTTCATAGGGAGCATTGTTGTCACGCGCCAGTTCATATGCTTTGGTGAGATTTACGGTAGCGTGGGTATAATCTTTCCTGTTTTCCTGTACCACGCCAAGGCTCTGATGGTACATCAGCATTGAATAGAGGTCCTGCGTTTCCTTCACCATCGGCGCCACGATCTTCAGGAGGGAATCCGCTTCTTTGAAATGGGAAGCGCTCAAATGAGCTGTGATGATCCCCATCCTGCGCCTGGCTATAGTAGGTTTGTCGCCGTTTTTTTCTGCAACATCCAGAGCCTTATAATTGTACTCCATTGCTTTGGCCGGTTCTTTCATCTGCTCATATACTGTAGCAATACCATTGTATACGCTGCCTACAACGGATGACCTGTATTTTTCCAGTATTTCTGCCGCCCTGGTAAAATGATGTACAGCCTGCTCGAAGTCTCCCATCTTACTATAATCGCTGCCAACATTATGATGGAGATAAGCTTTGTTGATAACGGCGCGACGATTGGTATCACCCTTGAACGACTCGAATGCAGAATCCGCATAGATCATGGCTTTGGCCATATCACTCCGGTCGGAATAATAGATCTGCGCCGTTACATAACCTGTTTGTATACCCGCTTTGAAATTTTGTTCCCTGCTGATGCTGATCATTTCATTGAGCATTGGCAGCAGCAAAGTGGTGTTCTCATTCACGGCCGATCCCACATAATCCAGGATCAGCATAACGCGGCTGGTATCCCTGTTGGGATGAAGGTCGATGAGATTACGCAGGCTGTCGAGGGTCCTGTTCTGGGCCAGTGCACCCAGACTGAGCAATACTGAAAGAAGGAGCGATAATTTGAATTTGAACATGGCGCCTGTATTGACAAGATCAGTGATACAAAAAAAGAGAATAAAATCACTCCGGCCCCTCCTGCTTTTCCATGATCTTTTGATGAAAATCCCGCTTTTAAGGGATGGCAAAGCATGCACATAACACTGAATTTTACCTCCTGAAAGTAATGCTATTTCTTTCAATAACAAGCAACCAATGACCGGCCTTATAAAATCTGTTCTTTACTCGTTTCTGCCTGCCCGGGACTGGCTGAGTTCAGCCAGTCCTTAAAGCAGGCCCAGCGGCAGCAAAAAGATCTTTTACATTTTTCGATAACCATTAAACATACTCTCATGAAATCATTGTTTTTCGTTTTACTGTTTCCCGTTTTTGCATTTGGACAGCGTCAGGAATCTTTCGGAAAATTCAATTCGCCAGACGGAGCCAGTATCCGTGGTACTTCCACAGTGCGCGGCTATGAAAGGCAACTGGAGGTCAGCAGCCTGGTGGGCACGCCTGCCGGCAATAACACTACCATTCGTTTCCAGATCCCTACAGGAGAAGCCGTGGGTAGTTTCCGCAACCTGGTGAACACCAAACAGCGTTTACGCAATGGCGAGATAGCCATTACCCTTCCCGGAGAAAAAAGAATGGTTGACTACAAGATCGTGATGCAGGATATTGCCGTGGAGGCATGCGTGGATGCGGATGGACAAACCACCCTGCAATTGAAAGCAGGCCGCATCGGCTGGATCTATTACACAACAGACCGCCGCGGCAGAACCATGATCAGCAGCAAAGCCGGATGGGATGTGGAGAAGAATGATGTCTGGACTGAATTCTAAGGCTCGATGAAATAAGCTGCACGTTCCGATTTCTCAAACCTGCTACCGCCCGGCGTTAAACATATTACCTTTATTGAGAAGTAATATTTGCCGGGCTTTCCTTTTGCAATGAAGCCATGACGGACTACACCATTATCATCAGGGGCGCGAACAGGCCTACCATCCACAGTTAGCTGCAGCAGCCTGGTATTGAACGGGAAAGTGCTGATCTTGAGGGTGGCGGTATCACCATCGCGGATCGTTTCCCTGTCCACCATCGCCATGATCTCATCGGAGCTTACTTCATAAGAAGATCTTCCCCCCGCAGTGTTTATTTCGCAGTAAGTCAATAATCCATTCTCAGTCATCAGGAGGTCGTTCCTGATCTTGGCAAGCATGGAATAAAAAAACTGACTGGAGGATTTATTGAAATGGATATCGGTCCAATCTGCATACCATTTTTCAATTGCGTCTGTAGATGATGCCGGATCCAGTCCCTGTAAAAATGGGGTTTCCACTTTCAATTGCGCAATATGTTCTTCCACTTTTTTCCTGGCGCCTTCCGGGAGAAAACCGGGAATACTGTCCAGGGTTGCGAAGAGACTGGTTTTACATTGAAAAAGCTGGTTGAAAAAATCGCGGGTTTCCTTCCTGGTGGAAAGTAGTTTGGAAGCCGGTGTAACTACACTCAGGCTATCGATCGAATTCAGAACCGGAACGATGGCATGCCGGATGGAATTTATGACCGGGCTCCACATTGTGATCTTTTCTTTCGTAATCGGGTCCCAGAGCCTATTTTCAAGTTTCCAGCTGATCAGTTCATTACTGCCGGATAAATAATTGGTGGTTCTTCCCAATCCTTCCCTGATCACATCGAGTTGTTTTTTACTTTGGAGATTACCGCAGGCAGTAAACAAAAAGATCAGGGGGATAAGGAAAAGCTTACGCATATACAGCCATTTAAAAACGGTTAACGGCAAAGATGGTTATTTATTATTCCATTATATCCCAATCTATTCCTAAATCATTTATTTGATTTTACCGGCAAAGTGAGCCGCCACCAGGCAATCGACATGATACAAAGTACTGCTCCCAGCAAACACAGGCCCAACCAGCCGTAATGCGCATACACTGTAGTTCCGGCGATGGATCCTGATCCGCTTCCGATGGCATAAAAGATCATGTAAACGCCCACTACGCGGCTATGCGATTCTGCGCCAATATCAAAGATCATTCCCTGGTTGGTCACATGCAATGCCTGTGCGGCCAGATCCAGCAACAGCACTCCTGCCACCAGAGCCCACAGGCTTAGTTGCGTGAATGCGATCGGCAGCCACGACAGCAGGAGTAGCAGCAATGCAAGTCCTGTAGTCCACTCTCCTTTCCCCTGGTCCCACAAAGCGCCTGCCCTGCCCGCGCCCAGGATCCCTACCACACCAATCAGTCCAAAAGACCCGATCATGGTATGCGACAATTCATGTGGTGGCCCGCTGAGCGGCAGCACCATGGTTGTCCAGAATGCGCTGAACACAGCAAACATGAACATGGCCAGGATACTTCGTGTACGCAACACCGGTTCTCTTATAAACAAAGTGTACATAGACCGCAGCAAAGACCAGTACGATTGCTTCACAGCGGCCACAGGTGCATCCGGCAATCTTTTATACAGTACCAGGATCATCATACCGGCAAGTATAGCCGAAAGGATGTACACTGATCTCCATCCCCAAATATCTGCCAGCAATCCTGCCACCGTTCTTGCCAGCAACAGTCCCACCACCACGCCCCCCTGCGCGGCTCCCACCACCCGGCCTCTTTGCGATGGCCGGGCCAAAGTAGCAGCATAGGCAAGCAATCCCTGCGTCATGGCTGTTCCCAGCAAGCCTAGTGCCGCCATGCCTGTCAGCAATACTGGTTTTGTTTTCGCAGTGATCACCAGTACCAAAGCCAATACCAATGCAATCAGTTGTCCGATCAACAGCTTCCTGCGATTGAGCATATCACCCAGGGGCACCAATCCAATCAATGCCAGGGCGCATCCAATCTGAGTGGCAGTGATGATAATACCTGCAGATGCTTCTGTAATGTTGAATTGACGGCTCATGGCATCCAGCAGCGGTTGCGCATAGTAAACATTGGCTACGCTAATGCCAC
This portion of the Pseudobacter ginsenosidimutans genome encodes:
- a CDS encoding RagB/SusD family nutrient uptake outer membrane protein, yielding MRFKSYSILIAASLAISSCGKNFLDEKRDSKEVIVRTIADYQAVMDNAAVVNNNASLIFNMVSAAEYYLADKDVNTWKINMPPEINAYLWEKEIYETRESFDWNNSYHRIMVANLALDVEKLSPVNAAEKTVADNTKGHARFVRAYAFYQLAQLFCKPYDAATAGSDLGVPIKLDYDVTVRMPNRSNVAAVYAQIIKDLEEALPLLPEKPQVVFRPGKTAVYTLLAKVYMQMGNWDKVLEYSNEALKIKSDLKDFKDFKALPSMPTDYGKTLNEMFYYAQSAKPSSTFTGMMVTPEVFDLYEADDYRKDAYFNATTKAFKGSFAGLYANFSGYTTSEVYLMRAEACARLNQTDKALADLNELRKYRFPDTKPALAITDQTELIKFVIDERRRELYQRGTRWEDLRRLNKEPQFAVTLTHTFEGRSYSLPPNDIRYTMPLPDNEIQLNNYPQNPR
- a CDS encoding Gldg family protein; translated protein: MRVSLRLAKQELASLFYSPIAWFILVIFTVQFGIAFTGKMEMYVSYKNLGYNTFNLTDYIFTNGQTPGLLLTVQSQLYLFIPLITMGLISREISSGSIKLLQSSPISVAEIVFGKYLGIMAYALLLILLLLAYVVTASFFIPNFEMSWMLSGILGIFLLLSAYAAIGLFLSSLTAYQVVAALSTLAVLTFLHYIGSLWQDIDFVRHITYFLSVSGKADSLIYGLIRSKDIVYFLVVISLFLGLTMLKLQSGRESRSFAFQASRYLLLIAVCIGIGYISALPKYTAYWDTTSQHIRTLHPISQEVMKNLKEPLEITTYVNLLDKDYNVGAKKQRNNDLTRFEQYQRFHPGLKMNYVYYYDTTDNKSLFTNKINNGLDLKAVAENVAESNKLDIRDFLTPQEIRKQISLKEEGNRFVRVLKSGEKKTWLRLYNDFFKHPGEPNIIVAVKLLEEGPSRIAFVSGNDLRSIKDNSDRGYRASTSEKTQRNTLVNNGFEPVSVDLKQAEIPKNIDALVIADPRNAFSPEELAKIKAYIDNGGNLLITAEREFQEYLKPFLEPMGIHFLKGTVAQINDGMAPNIVYSYFTNDANLLGAEFSNKSNDSTFKVVMHGAGAMEYRTTGDFKATPLLETHTNKSFLKAKKIETDSLRLAFNAAEGDLNIPVNTAFALTRTVNGKQQKIVVTSDADFISNLELSTFRKTNGNKNTQFYNGLFNWFSNGKYPVVIPAKDPVDNDITLTTKGVNWLKVIYLYGLPALILFGGVLLLFFRRRK
- a CDS encoding SusC/RagA family TonB-linked outer membrane protein, which gives rise to MMKLTMFFMLAAALTVSATTKSQTVSLSGKNLPLLSVFNTVEKQTGYVLFANQSVFENSRTVTLDVKNMPLDAFLKQVLKDQPIDFFIKDKTIVLKKKQVTAAPETINFPAPARDPITGKLTDSTGAPLAGATVSIRGKETKVMTDNNGQFTINAEDGDVLQITYVGYENLTYRLKAGTRSVSLMMAPKVTDETEVVVTAFSTGYQNVPKERATGSFEQIDNRLLNRTTGANILSRLEGIANGVQFLTPGSNDPANVRVRGLSTIEANSRPLIVIDNFPYEGNYTDYSRLSSSNQVDLSFINPNDIESITILKDAAAASIWGARAANGVIVINTKKGKFNQKAKVSFSQTTTIGDIPDLMYDRNRLPAETMMEIEKFRYKNSSAYDTASSDRRVIPEYAYLMRLLETGQIDPATFEKEEQRLKNTEVRNDIEKYLMQRSVLQQYALNVRGGGQNYNYFLSAGYDRNRNTNIGDRDDRFNISMNNSFMPVKNLTMQAGIAYTNTKRYNNGITTGDLSGANNIGLSPYMRLVDENGNPASIVKDLSQHYKDWQMAGGMMDWNYRPLEERNQRKITANGQELRINASVNYRFLNRFDLSVQYQKTTGSNNSSSHYYKESYYVRNLVNKFTTLGGVQQIPYGDIFIEGTPYKTNSNTFRGQLNYNEKFGSDHAISALVGTEVREMVRESSPGYYLYGYDPMTLSGKLSELDVTVQKPVRPGGNQFIPSQFPLSNTLTKYTDRFLSYYTNASYTYKGRYTISGSARYDGSNLFGVKTNQKWQPLWSVGGKWDIDRENFYHSDWVPGLTLRATYGIAGNVTNLLSRYPAGTLQTDANSRLPFIKLGTVGNPSLRWEQINTLNLAVDFTLKNNRISGSIEYYAKKSSDLIGDDYLPPSSGVISQTWGTAQNSKKVNYANMKTHGFDFRINTKNLTGPLSWNSTILLSTVKNEVTNVFVNPGRRTQEYFGGSAAVPPVTGVSRDMIYAVPWLGLDHETGLPIMYLNGEKSTNYTAYINNMKKEDLVNAGVAVPTMFGSLRNDLSYKNFSLSFLITWKTGHVFRRNSISSGAEYSGVYHMDYFKRWQKPGDELHTYVPAYSATAIAALPTFYNFSEVLITKGDVVRLQDISLSYALTKFNIPRLPVERVNIIANVRNVGMLWKANDFGIDPDFANAAYVTPRTFALGIQLDF
- a CDS encoding response regulator is translated as MLTKLFIVDDHYMVIEGIHSLLKDTQGIEWMGHATNAASCLAFLKKETPDVILMDINLPDINGIDLCKAVKEQHPSVFVIGLSTFNQYSLIEKMMDNGASGYVLKNATKEELIEAIQSVQKNKTYFSREAAQTMRKDDSIKIVLTRREKEVLELIADGMTNNEIAQKLFVSVTTVDTHRKNLLAKFEARNIASLVKMAVQMKFI
- a CDS encoding ABC transporter ATP-binding protein; the encoded protein is MSDNIVRIENLSHRYSRAWAIQDINLQIDRKGILGLLGSNGAGKSTTMNILCGVLNQTQGNVIICGIDMRKHPKEAKKQIGFLPQHPPLHLELTIHEYLTHCAHLRRIPRNMVKQAVEEVKVKCGVAHFSDRLLKNLSGGYRQRVGIAQAIIHKPQLVVLDEPTNGLDPNQILEVRKLIREIAEERAVIFSTHILSEVQVLCRDIVMIEKGKIVFADTMEAFNNYIEPNGVQVWFSNMPSKEALLQIPGVKDAVIQSANSARLVIDRNPAICETIIEVSVEKGWKMREIGLEKSSLDDIFKQLSS